From one Streptomyces sp. SCSIO 30461 genomic stretch:
- a CDS encoding response regulator transcription factor, translating to MASVLVVEDDQFVRSALIRHLTEAAHTVRSVGTALEALREVAHFRFDLVILDLGLPDLDGAEALKMLRGITDVPVIVATARDDETEIVRLLNDGADDYLTKPFSVEHLSARMAAVLRRSRAAADEAPPGRVIQVGGLSIDPLRRQAELDGVSLDLTRREFDLLAFLAGRPGVVVARRELLAEVWQQAYGDDQTIDVHLSWLRRKLGETAARPRYLHTLRGVGVKLEPPR from the coding sequence ATGGCAAGTGTGCTCGTGGTCGAGGACGACCAGTTCGTGCGTTCCGCTCTCATCAGGCACTTGACCGAGGCCGCCCATACGGTACGAAGCGTCGGGACGGCCCTGGAGGCGCTGCGCGAAGTCGCCCATTTCCGCTTCGATCTGGTCATTCTCGACCTCGGGCTCCCCGATCTGGACGGGGCGGAGGCATTGAAGATGCTGCGCGGCATCACCGATGTCCCCGTCATCGTCGCGACCGCTCGCGACGATGAGACGGAGATCGTACGGCTGCTCAACGACGGCGCCGACGACTACCTCACCAAGCCGTTCTCGGTGGAACACCTCTCCGCCCGGATGGCGGCCGTGCTGCGGCGCTCCAGGGCCGCAGCGGACGAGGCTCCGCCCGGGAGGGTGATCCAGGTCGGGGGCCTGTCCATCGACCCGCTGCGTCGGCAGGCGGAACTCGACGGGGTGAGCCTCGACCTGACGCGCCGGGAGTTCGACCTGCTCGCCTTCCTGGCGGGACGGCCGGGTGTCGTCGTGGCGCGCAGGGAACTGCTCGCGGAGGTCTGGCAGCAGGCCTACGGCGACGACCAGACCATCGACGTCCATCTGTCCTGGCTGAGACGGAAGTTGGGGGAGACCGCGGCCCGCCCCCGCTATCTGCACACCCTCCGGGGCGTGGGAGTGAAGCTGGAGCCTCCGCGATGA
- a CDS encoding fused MFS/spermidine synthase, with protein MARKKQRGREASAEIVVETVAGGLAELIPDRERPRAWTLVIDGAPQSHVDLDDPALLTFEYQRRLGHMVDLAAPAGKPVRALHLGGGAFTLARYIATTRPRSTQQVVEVDVPLVQLVRDRLPLDPNARIRVRSADARDGLRKVPDGWADLVIADVFSGARTPAHLTTTEFLTEVRRVLRPGGRYAANLADGPPLAHLRGQIATAATVFPELAVAADPTVLRGRRFGNAVLLASDLPLPVAELTRRVAGDPHPGRVEHGRTLADFTGGAAAVTDADARPSPVPPPSVFR; from the coding sequence GTGGCGAGGAAGAAGCAGCGTGGGCGTGAGGCGTCGGCGGAGATCGTGGTCGAAACCGTGGCCGGCGGCCTCGCCGAGCTGATACCCGACCGCGAGCGCCCCAGGGCCTGGACGCTGGTGATCGACGGTGCCCCTCAGTCCCATGTCGATCTGGACGATCCCGCGCTGCTCACCTTCGAGTACCAGCGCCGTCTCGGCCACATGGTCGACCTCGCCGCCCCCGCCGGGAAGCCGGTGCGCGCCCTCCACCTCGGCGGCGGAGCCTTCACCCTCGCGCGGTACATCGCCACCACGCGTCCGCGTTCCACCCAGCAGGTGGTCGAGGTTGACGTGCCCCTCGTCCAACTCGTCCGCGACCGGCTGCCGCTGGACCCGAACGCCCGGATACGAGTGCGGTCGGCCGATGCCCGTGACGGGCTCCGCAAGGTGCCCGACGGCTGGGCGGACCTCGTGATAGCGGATGTCTTCAGCGGAGCCCGCACCCCCGCCCATCTCACCACCACGGAGTTCCTCACAGAGGTGCGCCGGGTGCTCAGGCCGGGCGGGCGCTACGCGGCCAACCTCGCCGACGGCCCGCCGCTCGCCCATCTGCGCGGCCAGATCGCCACCGCCGCCACCGTGTTCCCCGAGCTCGCCGTCGCCGCCGACCCGACCGTGCTGCGCGGCCGTCGATTCGGCAACGCGGTGCTGCTGGCGTCCGATCTGCCGCTGCCGGTCGCCGAGTTGACCCGCAGGGTCGCCGGAGATCCGCACCCCGGCCGGGTGGAACACGGCAGGACCCTGGCCGACTTCACGGGAGGCGCGGCCGCGGTGACCGATGCCGACGCGAGGCCCTCGCCCGTACCGCCGCCGTCGGTGTTCCGCTGA
- a CDS encoding tetratricopeptide repeat protein, protein MASSRAVPNLVFRRLRGQRSPGEFAALVRRAAREIGEQVACDARYIGRVEAGEIRCPNYAYERVFLHMFPGSTLADLGFAARDTVRGRRTRQTGGSGGNTHSTTYSNEESDVLRRAFMTGGTATVATASLGLGSLPVPEELRTVTPRQRIGESEVGAVEEAVRRIRQLDDRHGADRLYKWAAHPLRSAYALLDSGTSTRGSTLGRLAAGAGELAISVGWLAHDSGRLDDARSHYAEALATARVADDPALEAHAFCNTSFLARDGGRYREAVRAAQAGQQAAGKLGSALLLALLSLREAGGWAGLGDRACCEQALSRAHALFGRGPADADPEWMSFFGEPELQALEAQCWSALGDWRRAARHGHRATVLQKPYFARNLALYRAQLALDLARAKDTPVEAAAAAGQVLDVLDEVQSSRIRAMLADTARMLLPRRRTPGVADFLDRHTHTSRTAVGRA, encoded by the coding sequence ATGGCGTCGTCACGGGCAGTTCCCAACCTCGTCTTCCGGCGGCTGCGCGGACAGCGCTCACCGGGAGAGTTCGCCGCGCTCGTCCGCCGGGCGGCCCGGGAGATCGGCGAGCAGGTCGCCTGCGACGCCCGGTACATCGGGCGGGTGGAGGCCGGCGAGATCCGCTGCCCCAACTACGCCTACGAGCGGGTCTTCCTGCACATGTTCCCGGGTTCGACGCTGGCGGACCTGGGGTTCGCGGCCCGCGACACGGTACGCGGGCGGCGGACTCGGCAGACGGGCGGCAGCGGCGGCAACACCCACAGCACCACCTACAGCAACGAGGAGAGCGACGTGCTGCGTCGCGCATTCATGACCGGCGGCACCGCCACCGTGGCGACCGCATCCCTGGGTCTCGGCTCCCTGCCGGTACCCGAAGAACTCCGGACCGTCACGCCGCGCCAGCGGATCGGCGAGTCCGAGGTGGGCGCCGTCGAGGAGGCCGTGCGCCGGATCCGGCAGCTCGACGACCGGCATGGCGCCGACCGGCTCTACAAGTGGGCCGCCCACCCTCTGCGCAGCGCGTACGCGCTGCTCGACTCGGGTACGTCCACCCGCGGCTCGACCCTGGGGCGGCTCGCGGCGGGTGCGGGTGAGCTGGCCATCTCGGTGGGCTGGCTGGCCCATGACTCGGGCCGGTTGGATGACGCCCGCTCGCACTACGCGGAAGCGCTGGCCACCGCGCGGGTGGCCGACGACCCGGCGCTGGAGGCGCACGCGTTCTGCAACACCTCGTTCCTGGCACGGGACGGCGGCCGGTACCGGGAGGCGGTACGAGCCGCCCAGGCCGGCCAGCAGGCGGCCGGCAAGCTGGGTTCCGCACTGCTGCTGGCGCTGCTGAGTCTGCGCGAGGCCGGCGGCTGGGCCGGGCTGGGCGACCGCGCGTGCTGCGAGCAGGCGCTGTCCCGGGCCCACGCGCTGTTCGGCCGCGGTCCCGCTGACGCCGATCCGGAGTGGATGTCCTTCTTCGGGGAGCCGGAACTGCAGGCACTGGAGGCCCAGTGCTGGTCGGCACTCGGCGACTGGCGGCGGGCCGCACGGCACGGCCACCGGGCGACGGTTCTGCAGAAGCCCTACTTCGCCCGCAACCTGGCGCTCTACCGGGCGCAGCTGGCGCTGGACCTGGCTCGTGCGAAGGACACCCCGGTGGAGGCCGCGGCGGCGGCCGGACAGGTGCTCGACGTACTGGACGAGGTCCAGTCGTCACGTATCCGCGCGATGCTCGCCGACACCGCGCGGATGCTGCTTCCGCGGCGGCGCACCCCGGGGGTGGCCGACTTCCTGGACCGCCACACGCACACGTCGCGGACGGCGGTCGGCAGGGCCTGA
- a CDS encoding histidine phosphatase family protein: MAPRIFLARHGQTEWSSSGKHTGRTDIPLLDEGRRGAKLLGERLHKEPWNGLPDAEIRTSPLSRAHETCELAGFADRAQPWDALMEWDYGAYEGMTQAEIHAIDPDWFIWRDGVPDGETMAQLSDRADGIVEYVRSADRDVLVFAHGHILRVLGARWIGEDVSFAARIKLDPTSLSALGWAYGAPAIDRWNDTGHLGT, translated from the coding sequence ATGGCACCCCGCATATTCCTCGCCCGGCACGGCCAGACCGAGTGGTCCTCGTCGGGCAAGCACACCGGACGGACGGACATCCCGCTCCTGGACGAAGGACGCCGTGGAGCGAAGCTACTGGGAGAGCGTCTGCACAAGGAGCCGTGGAACGGACTCCCGGACGCGGAGATCCGCACCAGTCCGCTCTCCCGTGCCCACGAGACCTGCGAGCTCGCCGGTTTCGCCGACCGGGCCCAGCCCTGGGACGCGCTCATGGAGTGGGACTACGGCGCGTATGAGGGCATGACACAAGCCGAGATCCACGCGATCGACCCCGACTGGTTCATCTGGCGCGACGGGGTCCCCGACGGCGAGACGATGGCCCAGCTCTCCGACCGCGCCGACGGGATCGTCGAGTACGTGCGGTCCGCCGATCGCGATGTGCTGGTCTTCGCGCACGGCCACATCCTGCGAGTGCTGGGCGCCCGCTGGATCGGCGAGGACGTCTCCTTCGCTGCCCGGATCAAGCTGGACCCGACCAGTCTGTCCGCCCTGGGCTGGGCCTACGGCGCCCCGGCGATCGACCGCTGGAACGACACGGGCCACCTGGGCACCTGA
- a CDS encoding phosphatase PAP2 family protein, translated as MARELPARPGRRSPLQRRPRWWSELPLLIAVYAAYSAGRLLARGGKSDAVTQGLTLLEWEKHFGINFEHPLNRLFTSTPALGIPADFIYASLHYLVTPAILVWLFRRRPRNYRAARTWLLLSTLLGLIGFTLVPTCPPRLLDAAHGFTDTMEQFSSYGWWGAEASAPRGLGGMTNQFAAMPSLHVGWALWCGVMLWLHGRGVAARTFAVAYPLITTLVVMGTANHYFLDAVGGALTMAVGLLLTRPALRLADRVRSRIAAGAGEAGSDGSDRKSTIVSGGCQTSAGEHIPGQRTSSASPADGTPAATR; from the coding sequence ATGGCGAGAGAGTTGCCCGCGCGGCCCGGCCGCCGCAGTCCGCTCCAGCGGCGTCCGCGCTGGTGGAGCGAACTACCGCTGCTGATCGCCGTCTACGCGGCGTACTCGGCGGGACGGCTCCTGGCGCGCGGAGGCAAGAGCGACGCCGTCACCCAGGGGCTGACCCTGCTGGAATGGGAGAAACATTTCGGCATCAACTTCGAGCACCCGCTCAACCGGCTCTTCACGAGCACACCGGCCCTCGGCATACCCGCCGACTTCATCTACGCCTCCCTGCACTACCTGGTGACACCCGCGATCCTGGTGTGGCTGTTCCGCAGACGACCCCGGAACTACCGGGCCGCACGCACCTGGCTGCTCCTCTCCACCCTGCTCGGGCTGATCGGGTTCACCCTGGTGCCGACCTGCCCGCCGCGATTGCTCGACGCCGCGCACGGATTCACCGACACGATGGAGCAGTTCAGCTCGTACGGCTGGTGGGGCGCGGAGGCGAGCGCGCCCCGGGGACTCGGCGGGATGACCAACCAGTTCGCCGCGATGCCGAGTCTGCACGTCGGCTGGGCCCTTTGGTGCGGGGTGATGCTCTGGCTGCACGGACGCGGGGTGGCGGCACGGACGTTCGCGGTCGCCTATCCGCTGATCACCACGCTGGTGGTCATGGGCACGGCGAACCACTACTTCCTCGACGCGGTCGGGGGCGCGCTCACCATGGCGGTGGGACTGCTGCTCACCCGGCCCGCACTGCGACTGGCCGACCGGGTACGGAGCCGGATCGCGGCCGGCGCCGGAGAGGCCGGATCGGACGGATCCGACCGGAAGTCCACGATTGTCAGTGGCGGATGCCAGACTTCCGCGGGTGAGCACATCCCTGGACAGCGGACCTCATCCGCAAGTCCCGCCGACGGCACTCCGGCAGCGACTCGCTGA
- a CDS encoding AAA domain-containing protein — MADTVAGDARGVVVDSPPGAGKSTLVVRAALELASAGRPLMIVAQTNAQVDDLVLRLAEKEPELPVGRLHSNDPDPYDHALDGLDNVRKSAKAGDLAGLDVVVSTAAKWAHVKGVEPWSHAIVDEAYQMRSDALLAVAGLFERALFVGDPGQLDPFSVVGADQWAGLSYDPSASAVSTLLAHNPELPQHRLPVSWRLPASAAPLVSGAFYPYTPFRSGTGHGDRRLSFGVASDGSGTDRVLDEAAESGWGLLELPARHTPRTDPEAVRTVALVVRRLLDRGGVSVSERSDGPVPLTRDRIAVGTAHRDQAAAVRAALTELGVSGVAVDTANRLQGREFDVTVVLHPLSGRPDATAFHLETGRLCVLTSRHRHACVVVCRAGVAELLDEHPSTEPVQLGVSMKFPDGWEANHAVLSHLAEHRVVASAG, encoded by the coding sequence ATGGCGGACACCGTGGCCGGGGACGCCCGGGGTGTCGTGGTGGACTCCCCGCCCGGCGCGGGCAAGTCGACGCTGGTCGTGCGCGCGGCGCTGGAGCTGGCCTCGGCCGGCAGACCGCTGATGATCGTCGCCCAGACGAACGCCCAGGTGGACGACCTGGTGCTGCGGCTCGCCGAGAAGGAGCCGGAGCTGCCGGTGGGCCGGCTGCACAGCAACGACCCGGACCCCTACGACCACGCGCTCGACGGCCTGGACAACGTGCGGAAGTCGGCGAAGGCAGGCGATCTCGCGGGCCTGGACGTGGTGGTCTCGACCGCCGCCAAATGGGCGCACGTCAAGGGCGTCGAGCCCTGGAGCCACGCGATCGTGGACGAGGCGTACCAAATGCGCTCGGACGCCCTGCTCGCCGTGGCGGGGCTCTTCGAGCGTGCTCTGTTCGTGGGCGACCCGGGGCAGCTCGACCCCTTCTCGGTGGTCGGCGCGGACCAGTGGGCGGGGCTGTCGTACGACCCGTCGGCCAGCGCGGTCTCCACCCTGCTGGCGCACAACCCGGAGCTGCCGCAGCACCGGCTGCCGGTGTCGTGGCGGCTGCCCGCCTCAGCCGCGCCACTGGTGTCCGGGGCGTTCTATCCGTACACGCCGTTCCGCAGCGGTACGGGTCACGGCGACCGGCGACTGTCCTTCGGTGTCGCCTCGGACGGCTCGGGGACGGACCGGGTACTGGACGAAGCCGCCGAGTCCGGCTGGGGGCTGCTGGAGCTGCCCGCCCGGCACACTCCGCGCACCGACCCCGAGGCGGTCCGGACGGTGGCACTGGTGGTGCGGCGGCTGCTCGACCGGGGCGGGGTCTCGGTGTCGGAGCGGTCCGACGGTCCTGTGCCGCTGACCCGGGACCGGATCGCGGTCGGCACCGCCCACCGCGACCAGGCCGCGGCGGTACGAGCGGCGCTGACCGAGCTCGGGGTGAGCGGGGTGGCCGTGGACACGGCCAACCGGCTCCAGGGGCGCGAATTCGATGTCACCGTCGTGCTCCACCCCTTGTCGGGCCGCCCCGACGCGACGGCGTTCCACCTGGAGACGGGCCGCCTGTGCGTGCTGACGTCCCGGCACCGGCACGCCTGTGTCGTGGTGTGCCGCGCGGGCGTGGCGGAACTGTTGGACGAGCATCCGTCCACCGAGCCGGTGCAGCTGGGCGTGAGCATGAAGTTCCCGGACGGATGGGAGGCGAACCACGCGGTGCTGTCTCATCTGGCGGAGCATCGCGTGGTCGCCTCCGCCGGATGA
- a CDS encoding M6 family metalloprotease domain-containing protein has product MRATAAAFTSLVALAATSLVAGPAVADTSADRCALPRTSAHHSIGLDSWNQAYPRPDRDLDAVMVFLSFPDAAPKTRPAELAADHFPATSDFFRRASYGRFQLRAHPLRKWIRMPQASTAYRMKRDWDASRRAAYLRDAIAVADPAVDFSRYDIVYLVADPDAPGVDSDATKVVNFDYPLSADGADIRRVVTVFEKHPPDRNVLAHETGHVFDLPDLYHRPTDGKSDWDTHVGDWDVMGSQFGLAPDLFGWHKWKLGWLNDDEVRCVAGRRAADRMFTLESMGAAPVPGGTLGTRLAVVRTGESSALAIEARGATGIDRGTCTEGVLIYRVRNEPASGAGPVEVIDTHPHTEACWGQSVYPTLADAPLGVGETFTDPKDRVRVQVLDRTPWGSWTVKITPVVS; this is encoded by the coding sequence ATGCGTGCCACGGCGGCTGCCTTCACCTCTCTCGTGGCCCTCGCCGCCACGTCCCTCGTCGCCGGACCGGCCGTCGCTGACACATCGGCGGACCGCTGCGCCCTGCCGCGCACTTCGGCCCACCACAGCATCGGCCTGGACAGCTGGAACCAGGCCTACCCCCGACCTGACCGCGACCTGGACGCCGTCATGGTCTTCCTCTCCTTCCCTGACGCCGCCCCGAAGACCAGACCCGCTGAACTGGCCGCCGACCACTTCCCGGCCACCTCCGACTTCTTCCGGCGCGCGTCGTACGGGCGCTTCCAGTTGAGGGCCCATCCGCTGCGGAAGTGGATCAGGATGCCGCAGGCCTCGACGGCGTATCGGATGAAGCGCGACTGGGACGCGAGCCGTCGCGCCGCCTATCTGCGGGACGCGATCGCCGTCGCCGACCCTGCGGTGGACTTCTCGCGCTACGACATCGTCTACCTGGTGGCCGACCCGGACGCACCGGGAGTCGACTCCGACGCCACCAAAGTCGTCAACTTCGACTATCCGCTGTCCGCTGACGGCGCGGACATCCGACGCGTGGTCACCGTCTTCGAGAAGCACCCGCCCGACCGCAACGTCCTGGCCCACGAGACCGGCCATGTCTTCGACCTCCCGGACCTCTACCACCGGCCCACCGACGGCAAGAGCGACTGGGACACCCACGTGGGGGACTGGGACGTGATGGGCAGCCAGTTCGGCCTCGCTCCCGACCTCTTCGGCTGGCACAAGTGGAAGCTGGGCTGGCTGAACGACGACGAGGTCCGGTGTGTGGCGGGCCGGCGCGCCGCAGACCGCATGTTCACGCTGGAGTCGATGGGCGCCGCCCCTGTCCCGGGCGGGACCCTGGGTACCCGGCTCGCGGTGGTCCGCACCGGCGAGAGCTCGGCCCTTGCCATCGAGGCGCGCGGAGCCACCGGAATCGATCGCGGCACCTGCACCGAAGGCGTGCTGATCTACCGGGTGCGCAACGAGCCCGCCTCCGGCGCCGGCCCGGTCGAGGTGATCGACACCCATCCGCACACCGAGGCCTGCTGGGGTCAGTCCGTCTACCCGACCCTCGCGGATGCCCCCCTGGGGGTGGGGGAGACCTTCACGGACCCGAAGGACCGGGTGCGGGTGCAGGTGCTGGACCGCACACCGTGGGGTTCCTGGACGGTCAAGATCACCCCGGTGGTGTCCTGA